From one Anopheles cruzii chromosome 3, idAnoCruzAS_RS32_06, whole genome shotgun sequence genomic stretch:
- the LOC128274884 gene encoding probable cytochrome P450 28a5, giving the protein MILLLLGIIASLAALVYLFLSWNFGYWEKYGVKGLKPKLLYGNIPYLLTHKRHIVYNYDQIYNEHKDEPVIGYYSIRTPQLMVNDPELIKEVLSKSFHDFAANDFSDAVDEKSDPLMARNPFSSSGEKWKTRRSEITPAFTNNRIKALVHLMDEVCQRMTKHVHSESDRITGVATLDTKELTNKYTTDVVASCIFAINGQSFEKEKSEIREMGKRIMNFNFVAQLALLVAAFCPSVTRFYKFTFIPKTTEEFFIRIMRDAIRYRRENKVNRTDYLDHLLQLQDRKQLTDIDMAGHGVSFFLDGVETSSFVLTYCLYDLASNPHIQDTLRAEIRSIKQTKQDNISYESLMEMTMLEQIVCESLRMHPLISVLRKRCTADTTLIGPKDRKIVVKKGTTVVLPYYSISFDPKYYDDPHRYNPERFSPANGGSKAYRERGVYFPFGDGPRMCLGMRFAQAQIKRAIVEIIENFQLTVNRKTQEPFEMDPKMFILMPKGSIWLDYKPIP; this is encoded by the exons ATGATTCTACTTTTGCTCGGTATTATTGCCAGCCTAGCAGCTTTGGTGTACCTATTTTTGTCGTGGAATTTCGGTTATTGGGAAAAGTATGGCGTGAAAGGACTCAAACCGAAACTATTATACGGTAACATACCATATCTGTTAACCCACAAACGACATATAGTGTATAACTATGATCAAATATACAA CGAGCATAAGGATGAACCTGTTATCGGTTACTACAGTATTCGCACACCACAGCTAATGGTTAATGATCCGGAGCTGATCAAAGAGGTGCTCAGCAAAAGTTTCCACGACTTTGCGGCCAACGATTTTTCTGATGCTGTTGATGAAAAGTCTGATCCCCTGATGGCACGGAATCCATTCAGCTCGAGCGgcgagaaatggaaaacccgACGATCAGAAATTACGCCCGCCTTCACCAACAATCGG ATTAAAGCACTCGTTCATCTCATGGATGAGGTTTGCCAGCGGATGACGAAACATGTGCACAGTGAAAGTGATCGAATCACCGGGGTTGCCACATTGGACACCAAAGAG CTTACAAATAAATACACTACGGACGTTGTGGCCAGCTGCATATTTGCTATCAACGGCCAATCGTTCGAGAAGGAAAAATCAGAAATTCGCGAGATGGGCAAGCGCATTATGAACTTTAACTTTGTTGCCCAGCTGGCTCTCCTGGTAGCAGCGTTCTGTCCGTCGGTTACTCGCTTCTACAAGTTCACTTTCATCCCGAAGACTACGGAAGAATTCTTCATCCGCATTATGCGAGATGCGATTCGCTATCGGAgagaaaataaagtaaaccGAACGGACTATCTGGATCATCTTCTACAACTGCAGGACCGGAAGCAGCTCACCGACATCGACATGGCGGGACACGGTGTATCATTTTTCCTGGATGGCGTAGAAACGTCTAGCTTCGTACTGACCTACTGTCTGTATGATTTGGCGTCCAATCCGCACATACAGGACACACTGCGAGCCGAAATACGTTCGATCAAGCAGACCAAACAAGACAATATTTCGTATGAGAGTTTGATGGAAATGACAATGCTGGAGCAGATCGTTTGCGAATCGCTCCGCATGCATCCCTTAATTTCCGTACTTCGTAAACGATGCACCGCCGACACCACGTTGATTGGACCCAAGGATCGCAAAATAGTGGTAAAAAAAGGCACGACGGTCGTTTTGCCGTACTATTCGATCAGTTTCGATCCAAAATATTACGATGATCCGCATCGGTACAATCCGGAACGGTTTTCTCCGGCCAATGGAGGCAGCAAGGCATACCGCGAGCGTGGCGTCTACTTTCCATTTGGAGACGGTCCCCGAATGTGCCTTGGCATGCGGTTTGCACAAGCGCAGATTAAACGGGCAATCGTTGAAATTATTGAGAATTTCCAATTGACAGTAAACCGGAAAACACAAGAACCGTTTGAGATGGACCCAAAAATGTTCATACTTATGCCAAAAGGAAGCATTTGGCTCGATTATAAACCCATTCCTTAG
- the LOC128270167 gene encoding DNA repair protein complementing XP-C cells homolog, which translates to MSDDADDFSASEDEWLPAKSKDKKGETCTTSSGFDCEEELNEGRPKNRKTRRRIAATKRNILTATQTSKNRQSSVNRAVGKCDRYDSDSSGDEHLVDPTQLDFSSKFFDEVSAVQTQSTVDGHDVVPFFDCNAGMGQLSDSSEAESFDQAGDTIEQSHLGKQKEKRGKELISKINEMSTAYVNFQNFTRTMEMAKSNLQSAAKQQQQEQFPEASGGNAQDVSNLLALGEAKHTATEQPIPRTKPLEGGRKSKKVAESDSDWEEVEENEQASSTPVPNTVQITLNPEATTRKKRKSAEIDMEACIKRMINRDKRDDQLVLHKMTIIMGIAHGNHANRVLNDPTLLTIGNGLIPSNRCYPKGRTNLQYLEQIMTFFREIVTLKDTRVFCRSWKRLTLPQTLRLQLLSQMANCKRDFVYLFIVVLRSIGIQCRLVLSLQVAPKLVPTSELLKVPARNSGKKKKVLEDTQDNTEHDHDYSVPKNADASGCSKRKLSPVVLPQLDGADDGGKQRKRQPRKNTKQQLEKQNDDNTSTRENGTARISTIAGLRNACPEVINSPRNKGKQPLQRAPQKTDTAETQLKSEKSNNVKLVETLSPKASTSKMARRDYGKVSSPTSNFHSTNPSDIQTKRSLDGATQPWQPSPGSKIVKIERFSAKTKRALDRRVLSSDDEQNREKANADGTCKPHNEWVEAFAEEEERWIPMDVLLGKLQCVEDIVRHASSPMLYVLAWNNDGSIKDVSARYCAQYLTVTQKLRIMQPWMDNTLLQFRGERSARDIVEDRELNRILEERPLPKTIGEFKCHPYFVLKRHLLKFEAIYPPDAPTLGFTSSNEAVYARECVHTLCAREIWLKQARTVKLHETPYKIVPGRPKYDRSSAQRLPSQPLELFGLWQTEEYDPPTAEDGIVPRNAYGNVELFKPCMLPKKTVHLRLPALNRVCKKLRIDCAQAVTGFEFHAGSSRPVYDGFVVCEENRDLVVDAWHQEQEAEQLRAREKYEKRVYGNWKRLIKGLLIRQRLQNKYKFNNLSQ; encoded by the exons ATGAGCGATGATGCCGACGATTTCTCCGCCAGTGAAGACGAATGGTTGCCGGCCAAGTCCAAGGATAAGAAAGGCGAAACTTGCACAACTAGCAGTGGTTTCGATTGCGAGGAAGAACTTAACGAAGGTCGcccaaaaaacagaaaaactcgTAGACGAATCGCAGCCACGAAAAG aAACATATTGACCGCGACACAAACATCGAAGAACAGGCAAAGTTCGGTCAATCGGGCTGTTGGAAAATGTGATCGCTATGATTCCGACAGTAGCGGCGATGAGCACCTGGTCGATCCGACACAGCTGGATTTCAGTTCCAAATTTTTCGATGAAGTATCTGCAGTACAAACGCAAAGTACGGTGGACGGCCACGAtgtggttccttttttcgatTGCAATGCCGGTATGGGCCAGCTTTCCGATAGTTCTGAGGCTGAAAGCTTCGATCAGGCTGGCGACACTATCGAACAGTCCCACCTGGGcaagcagaaagaaaaacgtggCAAAGAATTGATCAGTAAAATCAACGAAATGTCAACGGCTTACGTGAATTTCCAAAATTTTACTCGAACGATGGAAATGGCCAAAAGTAATCTGCAGAGCGCAgcgaagcaacagcagcaagagCAGTTCCCCGAAGCATCTGGGGGCAACGCACAGGACGTTTCCAATTTGCTGGCACTAGGTGAAGCGAAACATACTGCTACGGAGCAACCTATTCCACGTACAAAACCTCTGGAAGGCGGACGGAAGAGTAAGAAAGTTGCAgaatccgattccgattggGAAGAGGTGGAAGAGAACGAACAGGCTAGTAGCACGCCTGTTCCGAATACGGTACAGATAACACTAAACCCGGAAGCCACTACTCGGAAGAAGCGTAAAAGTGCCGAAATAGATATGGAGGCTTGCATCAAGCGCATGATTAACCGTGACAAACGCGATGATCAGCTCGTACTGCACAAAATGACGATAATCATGGGGATTGCACACGGGAATCACGCCAACCGTGTGCTGAACGACCCAACACTGCTGACGATCGGCAACGGGTTGATACCGTCCAACCGATGCTATCCGAAGGGCCGAACGAATCTTCAATACCTCGAGCAAATCATGACATTCTTCCGGGAAATCGTAACACTAAAAGATACACGTGTGTTTTGCCGCAGCTGGAAACGTCTTACGTTACCGCAAACACTTCGCTTGCAGTTGCTCTCGCAAATGGCCAACTGCAAGCGGGACTTTGTGTATCTGTTCATCGTAGTGCTCCGCTCGATTGGCATCCAGTGCCGGTTGGTACTTTCGCTACAAGTGGCACCGAAACTGGTTCCTACTTCGGAATTGCTCAAGGTACCTGCTAGGAAcagtgggaaaaagaaaaaagtgttGGAAGACACACAGGACAATACCGAGCACGATCACGATTATAGCGTCCCGAAGAATGCAGATGCAAGCGGATGCAGCAAGCGTAAATTATCTCCAGTGGTGTTACCTCAGCTTGATGGGGCCGATGATGGAGGCAAGCAACGCAAAAGGCAACCCAGAAAAAATACGAAACAGCAACTGGAGAAGCAGAACGACGACAATACATCAACGAGAGAGAACGGAACTGCTCGAATTAGTACAATAGCAGGTTTACGGAACGCTTGCCCGGAAGTCATTAATTCTCCGAGGAACAAAGGGAAACAACCTTTGCAAAGAGCGCCTCAAAAGACAGACACTGCTGAG ACGCAACTGAAATCGGAGAAAAGTAATAACGTAAAATTGGTCGAAACGCTTTCCCCGAAAGCGTCCACTTCTAAAATGGCTCGAAGAGATTATGGCAAAGTGTCGAGTCCAACTTCCAACTTCCATAGTACCAACCCATCGGACATCCAAACAAAGCGTAGCTTGGACGGAGCCACTCAACCTTGGCAACCCTCCCCTGGATCGAAGATCGTTAAAATAGAAAGGTTTAGTGCGAAAACCAAGCGCGCACTCGATCGCCGCGTTCTTTCTTCGGACGATGAACAAAATCGAGAAAAAGCGAACGCTGATGGGACCTGCAAACCGCACAACGAATGGGTTGAAGCGTTCGCCGAGGAAGAGGAACGCTGGATACCCATGGATGTACTCCTTGGTAAACTGCAGTGTGTAGAAGACATTGTTCGGCACGCATCCAGTCCAATGCTGTACGTTCTGGCGTGGAATAACGATGGTTCGATTAAGGATGTATCCGCACGCTACTGCGCTCAGTATTTAACTGTAACACAGAAGCTGCGCATAATGCAACCGTGGATGGACAACACGCTTCTGCAGTTTCGCGGCGAACGTAGCGCACGGGACATCGTCGAGGATCGCGAGCTGAATCGTATACTCGAGGAACGCCCGCTACCGAAAACAATAGGCGAATTCAAGTGTCATCCGTATTTTGTATTGAAACGTCATCTGCTCAAGTTTGAAGCAATCTATCCGCCGGATGCTCCAACGCTTGGCTTCACCTCGAGCAATGAAGCGGTTTACGCGCGAGAATGCGTTCACACGCTTTGCGCACGCGAAATCTGGCTCAAGCAAGCTCGAACCGTGAAGTTGCACGAAACGCCGTACAAAATAGTTCCCGGCCGCCCCAAATACGACAGG TCTTCCGCTCAAAGGTTACCGTCGCAACCGTTGGAACTGTTTGGCCTCTGGCAAACGGAGGAATACGATCCACCGACGGCAGAAGATGGCATTGTTCCGCGCAACGCATACGGCAACGTGGAACTTTTCAAACCTTGCATGCTGCCCAAGAAAACTGTTCATCTTCGCT TGCCTGCCCTGAATCGTGTATGCAAAAAATTGCGCATCGACTGCGCGCAAGCGGTTACCGGATTCGAATTTCACGCTGGCAGCAGTCGTCCGGTGTACGATGGGTTCGTTGTGTGCGAAGAGAACCGCGATTTGGTGGTTGACGCTTGGCATCAGGAGCAGGAAGCCGAGCAGCTACGGGCTCGCGAGAAGTACGAAAAACGCGTTTACGGCAATTGGAAGCGGCTGATTAAGGGCCTGCTGATACGACAGAGGCTGCAAAATAAGTACAAATTCAATAACCTTAGCCAGTAG
- the LOC128275081 gene encoding influenza virus NS1A-binding protein homolog has product MDLSGHLSGTYDPYSLRSPNAPNVANHSSKTSSVNGISPIPRRMRPRVECSIGDDAMESCGYLKFTDDGMKSNFLLSLSTMRKNRLFCDVILLVDNTEIHAHRNVLACISPHLMELFSTDAGTLNGATAASDGKLACYRLNGLVTKHGLKFLVEYAYTGSLEVPDEMIRDVYLAAWQLKIDSVVTECARHLVGELEPEICIETRSLPGIERNRRFVQEVDGYIAKHFHLVSETAGFLQLPCVLIEVLYQTRQEMSLVAESSLGRLVIGWIRRQIVEEDVSVSSLLERSHMLYLALDNTLQDCADLPPGQESESDLVQDYKRLVLKCPSNKKHRKALKTPGRPRMILYSRDIGERVEANDQATMEMDWNLIGCSKLSDHSYVALVTLNGNLTRLSIQLRLNIPTTPSPINTPDVMSTSVSRDEDLDEGQQPELFCEVATMSGPKCGLGVAEFGGKLLVCGGYDRAECLRSVEVYCPETNCWTQQNNMGEARGRVQIAVIDGTVYAVGGCNGTTELDSVECLSRQDKKWKKMCKLPLARSNAGVCALQGQIYCIGGWNGQSGIKQCDVLRPEENRWTSIAMLNTGRYQAGVTAFGGRLWVVGGSDAWNCLGSVEVYDPEVNQWTYASSLLTARRGCGLAEFNGKLYAVGGSDGTHSLNSTECYDEDSKCWIAGPNLTSPRSNVSVAVVQNRLYAIGGFSGKTFLSTVEYLDPATNEWTTFVPQTRANIDSLLENSLRAALQNVQRSTSSTSSSPDHLSGGVGGGRVAASGEENTFQPIQAALNNEYNRQQHSPKVVTTSSKTALLEDEEDAEDVGDGRGKGAVGKTTHENSISLLQQLAANKCTEIATGGNNSS; this is encoded by the exons ATGATGCCATGGAGAGTTGCGGTTACCTGAAGTTTACGGACGACGGCATGAAATCCAACTTCCTGCTAAGTCTTAGCACGATGCGGAAGAATCGTCTTTTCTGCGACGTCATCCTGTTG GTCGACAACACGGAGATTCACGCCCATCGGAACGTGCTGGCCTGTATTTCGCCGCACCTGATGGAACTGTTCAGCACGGACGCA GGCACCCTGAACGGTGCTacggcggccagcgatggCAAGCTGGCGTGCTACCGGCTGAACGGGCTCGTCACGAAGCACGGCCTGAAGTTTCTGGTCGAGTACGCCTACACCGGATCACTGGAAGTGCCAGATGAGATG ATCCGCGATGTCTATCTCGCTGCCTGGCAGCTGAAGATCGACAGTGTGGTGACGGAGTGCGCCCGCCATCTGGTGGGCGAACTGGAGCCGGAAATCTGTATCGAGACGCGTTCGCTGCCCGGCATCGAGCGCAACCGGCGCTTCGTGCAGGAGGTGGACGGTTACATTGCGAAACACTTTCATCTCGTGTCCGAGACGGCAGGCTTCCTGCAGCTGCCTTGCGTGTTGATCGAGGTGCTGTACCAGACCCGTCAAGAGATGTCGCTCGTGGCGGAATCGTCGCTCGGTCGGCTCGTAATTGGCTGGATCCGGCGACAGATCGTGGAGGAAGATGTTTCG GTCTCTTCACTGCTGGAACGTTCCCACATGCTGTATCTGGCGCTGGACAACACGCTGCAGGACTGTGCCGATCTGCCGCCGGGCCAGGAGTCGGAAAGTGATCTCGTGCAGGACTACAAGCGGCTGGTGCTGAAGTGTCCCAGCAATAAGAAGCACCGTAAAGCACTCAAGACACCGGGCCGTCCGCGAATGATACTCTATAGCCGCGATATCGGCGAACGGGTGGAGGCCAACGATCAGGCGACGATGGAAATGGACTGGAACTTGATCGGGTGCAGCAAGCTGTCGG ATCATTCCTACGTGGCACTCGTTACGCTGAACGGTAATTTGACACGGTTGTCGATCCAGTTGCGTCTCAATATACCGACGACACCGTCCCCGATCAACACGCCGGATGTCATGAGTACGAGCGTGAGCCGGGACGAAGATCTCGACGAGGGTCAGCAGCCGGAGCTGTTCTGCGAGGTGGCAACCATGTCCGGGCCGAAATGCGGGCTCGGGGTGGCCGAATTCGGTGGAAAGCTGCTCGTCTGTGGCGGGTACGACCGTGCGGAATGcctccggtcggtcgaagTGTACTGTCCGGAGACAAACTGCTGGACGCAGCAGAACAACATGGGTGAAGCTCGCGGACGCGTTCAGATTGCCGTTATCGATGGAACCGTGTACGCCGTTGGTGGTTGCAATGGAACCACCGAGCTGGATTCGGTCGAGTGTCTGTCGAGGCAGGACAAGAAGTGGAAAAAGATGTGCAAACTACCTCTGGCCAGGAGCAACGCGGGAGTGTGCGCACTGCAGGGACAGATCTACTGCATCGGTGGCTGGAATGGGCAGAGCGGCATCAAACAGTGCGATGTGCTGCGGCCCGAGGAGAACCGCTGGACGTCGATTGCCATGCTGAACACGGGACGGTATCAGGCGGGTGTGACAGCGTTCGGCGGTCGGCTGTGGGTCGTTGGCGGTAGTGACGCTTGGAACTGTCTCGGCTCGGTGGAAGTATACGATCCGGAAGTAAACCAGTGGACTTATGCGTCGTCACTGTTGACAGCGAG ACGTGGCTGTGGATTGGCAGAGTTTAACGGCAAACTGTACGCCGTCGGTGGTAGCGATGGAACGCATTCGCTCAACTCAACCGAGTGCTACGACGAGGACAGCAAGTGCTGGATTGCCGGCCCCAATCTCACCTCGCCCCGCTCGAACGTgtcggtcgccgtcgtccagAATCGACTGTACGCGATCGGAGGGTTTTCGGGCAAAACGTTCCTCAGCACGGTCGAATACCTGGATCCGGCCACCAACGAGTGGACGACGTTCGTACCGCAGACACGCGCCAACATTGACTCGCTGCTGGAAAACTCGCTCCGAGCGGCACTACAGAACGTTCAACGTTCCACGTCGTCGACCTCCTCGTCGCCGGATCACTTGAGCGGTGGAGTCGGAGGCGGGCGGGTCGCGGCTtcgggcgaagaaaacacCTTCCAACCGATACAGGCTGCACTCAACAACGAGTACAACCGGCAGCAACATTCGCCCAAGGTAgtaaccaccagcagcaaaacGGCTCTGCTGGAAGATGAGGAGGATGCCGAAGACGTTGGCGACGGACGAGGCAAGGGGGCCGTCGGTAAGACGACTCACGAGAACAGTATTAgcctgctgcagcagctggcggcCAACAAGTGCACGGAAATAGCGACCGGTGGGAATAACTCCAGCTAA
- the LOC128273454 gene encoding regulator of telomere elongation helicase 1 homolog yields the protein MPVCLINGISVEFPFEPYQVQKNYMEKVINCLQNGTNGVLESPTGTGKTLSLLCSSLAWLLQTRSNLEPEVGINPSRKNANMLTIPNQATHFGEPERNNTMKIIYASRTHSQLSQAMQELKNTSYSTVRAIILGSRVQLCIHPEVSKSEGNATTTNLCKVKVNARSCSFYRRVEQVKDSGEIMKTPILDIEDLITVGTKTKSCPFYLSKELVDRADILFMPYNYLLDAKARKANNLNLQNSIIILDEAHNVEKMCEESGSSQISSTDIALAIQDITSVMEAMNDSGGLPGMDAEDEKKDFTLEDLVLLKEMIISLEKEVDAIPIEFSKGTSFAGTYVFDLLEKANINFANKGVILQVTNALISYLATVSEKNNFSRRGAGLQNLADFLEVVFSDGDANYRDAVERCFKVHISPEDSKPVKGNAKRADGWTSKKQSETAAKNNAKIVYFWCFNPGFGMRQLTCRNIRSIILTSGTLAPLRPLINELNIPVGVSLENPHIIDRNQVLVKVVSQGPDKVTLNSSYNNRNNPEYVLSLGRTVLACCPVIPNGLLVFFPSYTLLNKCAEEWQKSGIWAQINRRKAIFIEPRGKDSFNSTMNEYYAKINDPQTKGAIFMAVCRGKVSEGLDFSDNNGRAVMITGLPFPPLMDARVVLKKQYLNVNRTRENEMITGDEWYSLEAARAVNQAIGRVIRHRHDFGAILLCDARFQNSYQQMQLSSWIRGHLNGATSGGGFGVVIGELARFFRAVTISEPAVRQMREICCKQEPESSQPDEGSTSIQRTQSVTASVDGNANTGQLKVLSQNLFNITDYLERPTATQSVNGDQKIISHLNAHTHSVNFGDALSYDSAPQGGPAGSTYKRDRESANEGATNSRTKKPKVVLVPTRGIKYEAIEPEEAQSGVSASGEPSTSAPVAPADRTEFLKTVKASMDEGHYKLFLKAVVQYKKDSDFTAYYTQLSECFQTSQVHYLLKAMRRFVIDEHKPLFDAKIGQSTVGDNLSTIGGT from the exons ATGCCGGTGTGTCTTATCAACGGGATTTCGGTGGAGTTTCCATTCGAACCGTATCAAGTGCAGAAAAACTACATGGAAAAAGTGATCAACTGTCTACAGAATGGTACCAACGGTGTGCTGGAATCTCCAACGGGCACCGGCAAAACGCTCAGCTTGCTGTGCTCCTCGCTGGCATGGTTACTACAAACGAGATCAAAT CTGGAGCCTGAAGTGGGGATCAATCCATCGCGCAAAAACGCCAATATGCTGACGATTCCTAATCAAGCGACCCACTTCGGTGAGCCGGAAAGAAATAATACGATGAAAATTATCTACGCGTCCCGCACCCATTCGCAACTGTCCCAGGCAATGCAGGAGCTGAAAAACACCAGCTACAGCACGGTTCGGGCCATCATTTTAGGGTCACGCGTACAGCTTTGCATTCACCCGGAGGTTTCGAAATCCGAGGGCAACGCAACGACTACCAATCTTTGCAAGGTCAAGGTGAATGCGCGCAGTTGTTCCTTCTACCGGCGGGTCGAGCAGGTCAAGGATAGTGGCGAAATCATGAAAACGCCCATACTGGACATCGAGGATCTGATCACGGTCGGTACGAAAACAAAGTCGTGTCCGTTTTATCTCTCGAAGGAGCTGGTCGACCGGGCGGACATTCTCTTCATGCCGTACAACTATCTGCTCGATGCCAAGGCGCGTAAGGCGAACAACCTTAATCTTCAAAACTCAATCATTATCCTGGACGAGGCACACAATGTGGAGAAAATGTGCGAAGAGTCCGGTTCGTCGCAGATCAGCTCAACCGATATTGCGCTCGCAATCCAGGACATCACGTCCGTCATGGAAGCCATGAACGATTCCGGCGGTCTGCCGGGTATGGATGCGGAGGACGAAAAGAAGGATTTCACTTTGGAGGATTTGGTGCTTCTGAAAGAAATGATTATCAGCTTGGAGAAGGAGGTCGATGCGATTCCGATCGAGTTTAGCAAGGGCACTAGCTTCGCTGGGACGTACGTGTTCGATCTGCTAGAAAAAGCCAAC aTAAACTTTGCCAACAAGGGCGTGATCCTGCAGGTAACGAATGCCCTCATCTCCTATCTTGCCACAGTATCGGAGAAGAATAATTTCTCGCGACGCGGTGCCGGTCTGCAGAACTTGGCCGATTTTCTGGAGGTAGTATTTTCGGACGGCGACGCCAACTACCGCGACGCGGTGGAGCGATGTTTCAAGGTGCACATCAGCCCCGAGGACTCGAAACCCGTGAAAGGCAACGCGAAACGAGCGGACGGGTGGACCTCGAAGAAACAAAGTGAAACCGCTGCGAAGAACAATGCGAAGATCGTTTACTTCTGGTGCTTCAATCCCGGTTTCGGCATGCGGCAACTAACGTGCAGAAACATTCGTAGCATAATTCTTACCAGCGGCACACTGGCCCCACTGCGGCCGCTCATCAACGAGCTTAACATTCCTGTCGGCGTGTCGCTCGAAAATCCGCACATTATCGATCGCAATCAAGTGCTGGTGAAAGTCGTTAGCCAGGGTCCGGACAAGGTAACGCTCAACTCGAGCTACAACAATCGGAACAACCCGGAGTACGTCCTCTCGCTTGGTCGTACCGTACTTGCGTGCTGCCCCGTTATCCCGAACGGATTGCTCGTGTTCTTCCCCTCGTACACGCTGCTGAACAAGTGCGCCGAGGAGTGGCAGAAGAGTGGCATTTGGGCACAAATAAACCGAAGGAAAGCGATTTTTATCGAGCCGCGCGGCAAAGATTCGTTTAACAGCACGATGAACGAATATTACGCCAAGATCAATGACCCGCAAACGAAGGGTGCCATTTTTATGGCCGTCTGCCGGGGAAAGGTTTCGGAAGGGCTGGACTTTTCCGACAACAACGGACGCGCGGTAATGATCACCGGGTTGCCATTTCCGCCGCTGATGGATGCGCGTGTCGTGCTGAAAAAGCAATATTTAAATGTGAATCGCACgcgggaaaatgaaatgatCACCGGGGACGAGTGGTACTCGTTGGAGGCGGCCCGGGCCGTTAATCAAGCGATTGGACGGGTGATACGTCACCGGCACGATTTCGGTGCGATTTTGCTATGCGATGCACGGTTCCAAAACTCCTACCAGCAGATGCAGCTGTCGTCGTGGATCCGTGGCCATCTGAATGGTGCTACCAGCGGTGGAGGTTTCGGTGTCGTGATCGGCGAGCTGGCTCGCTTCTTCCGCGCTGTAACCATCTCAGAGCCGGCTGTCAGACAGATGAGAGAAATTTGTTGCAAACAAGAACCCGAAAGTAGTCAACCAGACGAAGGTTCCACGAGCATTCAACGGACTCAAAGTGTGACCGCTTCGGTTGACGGGAACGCTAACACCGGTCAGCTAAAAGTGCTTTCGCAAAACCTATTCAACATAACAGACTATCTGGAACGTCCCACCGCCACGCAGTCTGTCAACGGTGACCAAAAGATTATTTCGCACCTTAAtgctcacacacactccgTGAACTTTGGTGACGCACTTTCGTACGATAGCGCACCGCAGGGCGGTCCGGCTGGAAGCACGTACAAGCGAGATCGGGAGTCCGCCAACGAAGGAGCCACCAATTCGAGGACGAAAAAACCCAAAGTGGTCCTTGTACCAACTCGTGGCATTAAATATGAAGCAATTGAGCCGGAGGAAGCGCAGAGTGGGGTATCTGCTTCGGGTGAACCATCAACCTCGGCGCCAGTGGCACCGGCAGATCGGACGGAGTTTTTGAAAACCGTTAAAGCCTCCATGGACGAAGGTCATTATAAACTCTTTTTGAAAGCGGTCGTACAGTACAAAAAGGACAGTGACTTCACAGCCTACTACACCCAGCTCAGCGAGTGCTTCCAGACGTCCCAAGTACACTATCTTCTGAAAG CGATGCGACGGTTTGTCATAGACGAACATAAACCACTATTCGACGCAAAAATCGGTCAATCGACAGTGGGAGACAATTTGAGTACCATAGGTGGCACATGA